In one Desulfoferula mesophila genomic region, the following are encoded:
- a CDS encoding glutaredoxin family protein, whose product MARDKAVTIFKTPGCGHCRAAKEFFAARGFRIEEVDVTASMSAKRRMARLAPGARVVPVIAYDDEVEVGWRPDYWRKRLGGK is encoded by the coding sequence ATGGCCAGGGACAAGGCGGTGACCATCTTCAAGACCCCCGGCTGCGGCCACTGCCGGGCGGCCAAGGAGTTTTTCGCGGCGCGGGGGTTTCGCATTGAAGAGGTGGACGTGACCGCCTCCATGAGCGCCAAGCGCCGCATGGCCCGCCTGGCCCCCGGCGCGCGGGTGGTGCCGGTCATCGCCTATGACGACGAGGTGGAGGTGGGCTGGCGGCCCGATTACTGGCGCAAGCGCCTGGGAGGAAAATAA
- the pdxA gene encoding 4-hydroxythreonine-4-phosphate dehydrogenase PdxA, giving the protein MKPRIAVTLGDPAGVGPEIVARLCAHAPTLELAELIVVGQRRLLEAGARSCGLPAPAVEVVEVGQLLKITPGLPSPASGKLAGGFVEKALELVQAGEAAAMATAPISKEALQAAGYSDTGHTTLLARRTGTERPVMMLAGERLKVVLVTIHKAMRDVPGLLSVEGIVHTAQVTHDSLERYWGIAAPRLAVCGLNPHAGEHGLFGDEEERIIAPAVEELRAAGVDAVGPLPPDTVFWRATRGHFDTVVCMYHDQGLIPLKLLHFEDGVNVSLGLPIIRTSVDHGTAYDLAGTGQANPASMIAAVRMAAQMAMAGD; this is encoded by the coding sequence ATGAAGCCGCGCATCGCCGTTACCCTGGGCGACCCCGCCGGAGTGGGGCCGGAGATTGTGGCCCGCTTGTGCGCCCATGCCCCCACCCTGGAGCTGGCCGAGCTGATCGTGGTGGGCCAGCGCCGCCTGCTGGAGGCCGGGGCCCGCTCCTGCGGCCTGCCCGCCCCGGCGGTGGAGGTGGTGGAGGTGGGCCAGTTGCTCAAGATAACCCCCGGCCTGCCCAGCCCGGCCAGCGGCAAACTGGCCGGCGGCTTCGTGGAAAAGGCCCTGGAGCTGGTGCAGGCGGGCGAGGCGGCGGCCATGGCCACCGCGCCCATCAGCAAGGAGGCCCTGCAGGCGGCGGGCTATTCCGACACCGGCCACACCACCCTGCTGGCCCGGCGCACCGGCACCGAGCGCCCGGTGATGATGCTGGCCGGCGAGCGCCTCAAGGTGGTGCTGGTGACCATCCACAAGGCCATGCGCGATGTGCCGGGCCTGCTCAGCGTGGAGGGCATCGTCCACACCGCCCAAGTGACCCACGACTCACTCGAGCGCTACTGGGGCATCGCCGCCCCGCGCCTGGCGGTGTGCGGCCTCAACCCCCACGCCGGGGAGCACGGCCTGTTCGGCGACGAGGAAGAGCGCATCATCGCCCCGGCGGTGGAGGAGCTAAGGGCGGCGGGCGTGGACGCCGTGGGCCCCCTGCCTCCGGACACCGTGTTCTGGCGGGCCACCCGGGGCCACTTCGACACGGTGGTGTGCATGTACCACGACCAGGGGCTCATCCCCCTGAAACTGCTGCACTTCGAGGACGGGGTCAACGTGAGCCTGGGCCTGCCCATCATCCGCACCAGCGTGGACCACGGCACGGCCTACGACCTGGCCGGAACCGGCCAGGCCAACCCGGCCTCCATGATCGCGGCGGTGCGCATGGCCGCCCAGATGGCCATGGCGGGCGATTAA
- a CDS encoding DUF6515 family protein, which yields MQTMLSTKRSGTWRWAGKLCCLALAATLALPPVALARDYQGEQGYESQGKPQESKGHKGEGHQQQQYQGKPSHNQKGSPQQYQGKPNYDQKGSPQQYQGKPGYNQKGAPPQYQGKPGYNPKQKYPQGHNYQRPPQNKQYKSYYGNHPRVVPKMPPKHTTYVYKGNRYYYYGGRYYRPYRGGGYVVVRPPVGFYVPILPLGFVTLLVAGITYYTFAGIYYRASSGGYVVVNAPAGAVVSSPAAPAIGAPSAPIGQAVVMAPLLNVRTGPGMNYPVVTTVMQGYSINVYGSAPDWLYVQAPNGQFGWVAQGYTNYNPGPVPSG from the coding sequence ATGCAGACGATGTTGAGCACCAAGCGAAGCGGAACCTGGCGTTGGGCCGGCAAGCTGTGCTGTCTGGCCCTGGCCGCCACCCTGGCGCTGCCGCCCGTGGCCCTGGCCCGCGACTACCAGGGCGAGCAGGGCTATGAGTCGCAGGGCAAGCCCCAGGAATCCAAGGGCCACAAGGGCGAGGGACACCAACAGCAGCAATATCAGGGGAAGCCCAGCCACAACCAAAAGGGCTCTCCGCAGCAATATCAAGGCAAGCCTAATTACGACCAAAAAGGCTCTCCGCAGCAATACCAGGGCAAGCCGGGCTACAACCAAAAGGGCGCCCCGCCGCAGTATCAGGGCAAGCCGGGGTACAACCCCAAGCAGAAGTACCCCCAGGGCCATAACTACCAGCGGCCGCCCCAGAACAAGCAATACAAGAGCTACTACGGCAACCACCCCCGAGTGGTACCCAAGATGCCGCCCAAGCACACCACCTACGTGTACAAGGGCAACCGCTACTATTATTACGGCGGGCGCTACTACCGGCCCTACCGCGGCGGGGGCTACGTGGTGGTGCGGCCTCCCGTGGGCTTCTACGTGCCGATCCTGCCCCTCGGCTTCGTAACCCTGCTGGTGGCGGGCATCACCTATTACACCTTTGCCGGCATCTACTACCGCGCCTCCTCCGGCGGCTACGTGGTGGTGAACGCCCCGGCCGGGGCGGTGGTCAGCTCTCCGGCGGCCCCGGCGATAGGAGCCCCCTCCGCGCCCATCGGCCAAGCGGTGGTGATGGCCCCGTTGCTCAATGTGCGCACCGGGCCGGGCATGAACTACCCGGTGGTGACCACGGTGATGCAGGGCTACAGCATCAACGTCTACGGCTCGGCGCCGGACTGGCTCTACGTGCAGGCGCCCAACGGCCAGTTCGGTTGGGTGGCCCAGGGCTACACCAACTACAACCCCGGCCCCGTGCCCAGCGGCTAG
- the uvrA gene encoding excinuclease ABC subunit UvrA, whose translation MLKNITVRGARQHNLKNIDVTIPRDKLVVVTGLSGSGKSTLAFDTIYAEGQRRYVESLSAYARQFLERMDKPDVEAIEGLSPAIAIEQKTTSKNPRSTVATVTEIYDYLRLLYARAGTPYCPQCGKQIRSRSPQEIVDQLMELGEGGRLTLLAPVITQRKGEHKGVFARLMKDGFVRARVDGKLVELAEAPDLEKNKKHSIEVVIDRIVIKDSVARRLTDSVELALRMGEGLLLAWVHGQGGEPDREELFSERLACDACGISLPELTPQMFSFNSPQGACPACDGLGTRVFFDPELVVPNPALSLREGALAPWAGSDSVYRQQIIDALAQHLGFDPYTPWQDLPEETQQALLYGTEGEVSFYLERGERRHYYKRPWEGMVNHLERRYHETTSQAMRDELGRFMNSQPCDECGGARLKTTSLAVKVGGLNIHEFTSQSVRQALEFVQKLSLGKREAIIAEKVLQEITQRLGFMVDVGLDYLTLERTSATLSGGEGQRIRLATQIGSALVGVLYVLDEPSIGLHQRDNQRLLTTLKRMRDLGNTVLVVEHDEDTILAADTVIDMGPGAGRHGGEVVFSGTPKQLLRSSQSLTGQYLSGKKVIPVPAKRRANGRGAVELIGCGEHNLKDIDVKIPMGLFTCVTGVSGSGKSSLVIDTLYRALAQRLYRSKERAGTVAEIKGLEKLDKVIDIDQSPIGRTPRSNPATYSGVFTPIRELFAQTAESRARGYKPGRFSFNVRGGRCPACDGDGIIKIEMHFLPDVYVTCEVCHGARYNRDTLEITYKGASIADVLHMTCNQALEFFANVPVIRNKLETLVDVGLGYIRLGQAATTLSGGEAQRVKLSRELGKRATGRTLYILDEPTTGLHFDDIRKLLGVLERLVEMGNTVVVIEHNLEVIKTADHIIDLGPEGGDNGGLVIATGTPEEVAANPKSYTGQYLKKVLGGR comes from the coding sequence ATGCTTAAGAACATCACCGTCCGGGGCGCCCGGCAACACAACCTGAAGAACATCGACGTGACCATCCCCCGCGACAAGCTGGTGGTGGTCACCGGCCTGTCCGGCTCGGGCAAGTCCACCCTGGCCTTTGACACCATCTACGCCGAAGGCCAGCGCCGCTACGTGGAGTCGCTGAGCGCTTACGCCCGCCAGTTTCTGGAGCGCATGGACAAGCCGGACGTGGAGGCCATCGAGGGCCTGAGCCCGGCCATCGCCATCGAGCAGAAGACCACCTCCAAGAACCCCCGCTCCACCGTGGCCACGGTCACCGAGATCTACGACTACCTGCGCCTCTTGTACGCCCGGGCCGGCACCCCCTACTGCCCCCAGTGCGGCAAGCAGATCCGCTCCCGCTCGCCCCAGGAGATCGTGGACCAGCTCATGGAGTTGGGCGAGGGCGGCCGCCTCACCCTTCTGGCCCCGGTGATCACCCAGCGCAAGGGCGAGCACAAGGGCGTGTTCGCCCGGCTCATGAAGGACGGCTTCGTGCGGGCGAGGGTGGACGGCAAGCTGGTGGAGTTGGCCGAGGCCCCCGACCTGGAGAAAAACAAGAAGCACAGCATCGAGGTGGTCATCGACCGCATCGTCATCAAGGACAGCGTGGCCCGGCGGCTCACCGACAGCGTGGAGCTGGCTCTCAGGATGGGCGAGGGCCTGCTGCTGGCCTGGGTGCATGGCCAAGGCGGCGAGCCCGACCGCGAGGAGCTGTTCAGCGAGCGGCTGGCCTGCGACGCCTGCGGCATCAGCCTGCCCGAGCTGACCCCCCAGATGTTCTCCTTCAACTCGCCCCAGGGCGCCTGCCCGGCCTGCGACGGCCTGGGCACCCGGGTGTTCTTCGACCCCGAGCTGGTGGTGCCCAACCCGGCGCTGAGCCTGCGCGAAGGGGCCCTGGCCCCCTGGGCGGGCAGCGACAGCGTCTACCGCCAGCAGATCATCGACGCCCTGGCCCAGCATTTGGGCTTCGACCCCTACACCCCTTGGCAGGATTTGCCCGAAGAAACGCAGCAAGCCCTGCTCTACGGCACCGAGGGCGAGGTCAGCTTCTACCTGGAGCGCGGCGAGCGGCGGCATTACTACAAGCGCCCCTGGGAGGGCATGGTCAACCACCTGGAGCGGCGCTACCACGAGACCACCAGCCAGGCCATGCGCGACGAGCTGGGCCGCTTCATGAACTCCCAGCCCTGCGACGAGTGCGGCGGGGCTCGCCTGAAGACCACCTCCCTGGCGGTCAAGGTGGGCGGGCTCAACATCCACGAGTTCACCAGCCAGAGCGTGCGCCAGGCCCTGGAGTTCGTACAAAAGCTCAGCCTGGGCAAGCGCGAGGCCATCATCGCCGAAAAGGTGTTGCAGGAGATAACCCAGCGCCTGGGCTTCATGGTGGACGTGGGCCTGGACTACCTGACCCTGGAGCGCACCAGCGCCACCCTGAGCGGCGGCGAGGGCCAGCGCATCCGCCTGGCCACCCAGATCGGCTCGGCCCTGGTGGGGGTGCTCTACGTCTTGGACGAGCCCTCCATCGGCCTGCACCAGCGCGACAACCAGCGCCTCTTGACCACGCTCAAGCGCATGCGCGACCTGGGCAACACCGTGTTGGTGGTGGAGCACGACGAGGACACCATCCTGGCCGCCGACACCGTGATCGACATGGGCCCCGGCGCGGGCCGCCACGGCGGGGAGGTGGTGTTCTCCGGCACGCCCAAGCAACTATTGCGCAGCAGCCAGTCGCTCACCGGCCAATACCTGAGCGGCAAGAAGGTCATCCCCGTGCCCGCCAAGCGCCGCGCTAACGGCCGGGGCGCGGTGGAGCTCATCGGCTGCGGCGAGCACAACCTCAAGGACATCGACGTCAAGATACCCATGGGCCTGTTCACCTGCGTCACCGGGGTGTCGGGCTCGGGCAAGTCCAGCCTGGTCATCGACACCCTGTACCGGGCCCTGGCCCAGCGGCTCTATCGCTCCAAGGAGCGGGCCGGGACGGTGGCCGAGATCAAGGGCCTGGAAAAGCTGGACAAGGTCATCGACATCGACCAGAGCCCCATCGGGCGCACCCCCCGCTCCAACCCGGCCACCTACTCCGGGGTGTTCACCCCCATCCGCGAGCTGTTCGCCCAGACCGCCGAGTCGCGCGCCCGGGGCTACAAGCCCGGCCGCTTCTCCTTCAACGTGCGCGGCGGCCGCTGCCCGGCCTGCGACGGCGACGGCATCATCAAGATCGAGATGCACTTTTTGCCCGACGTATACGTGACCTGCGAGGTGTGCCACGGGGCCCGCTACAACCGCGACACCCTGGAGATCACCTACAAGGGGGCCAGCATCGCCGACGTGTTGCACATGACCTGCAACCAGGCCCTGGAGTTTTTCGCCAACGTGCCGGTCATCCGCAACAAGCTGGAGACCCTGGTGGACGTGGGCCTGGGCTACATCCGCCTGGGCCAGGCGGCCACCACCCTGAGCGGCGGCGAGGCCCAGCGCGTGAAGCTAAGCCGCGAGCTGGGCAAGCGGGCCACCGGCCGCACCCTCTACATCCTGGACGAGCCCACCACCGGCCTGCACTTCGACGACATAAGAAAGCTGTTGGGTGTGTTGGAGCGCCTGGTGGAGATGGGCAACACCGTGGTGGTCATCGAGCACAACCTGGAGGTCATCAAGACCGCCGACCACATCATCGACCTGGGGCCCGAGGGGGGCGACAACGGCGGGCTGGTCATCGCCACCGGCACCCCCGAAGAGGTGGCCGCCAATCCGAAGAGCTACACCGGGCAGTATCTGAAGAAGGTGCTGGGAGGGCGTTAG
- a CDS encoding ATP-dependent nuclease — MKIKQVKIKNYRSCKDVVIDFESIHALVGPNNAGKSSILRALDFLFNPSRYKIDEESYWNGNKDNPIWIEAIFDDLSADEIESLGGYLKDDESFHMARYAMLSGEEDEDTDSKVIIGQKYCNKVPKYDWLQENKINGKMIGEWLTSPEQLVVNGLNFAEIVGNKPKVGEWKEKAKEVVSTSLTPDDFIEEWIDNPKGYAGVLKSTLPHFIFVPAVKEASDEAKVTKSSPFGKLIYEILKGITAEQTIEMEQSMSRLRARLNRVGGSERIADIVNTEERINKILSSYIPCDLEMEFQPPTIEVILTSPRIFVNDGFRNTIENKGHGLQRAFIFSVLQCYSELVTGYGDNKKRSMIFGVEEPELYMHPQAQRNIRKIFQGIAANGRDQVVFSTHSALLVDVAYFDEIIRVEKQKINSEGEDTVCTKVWQLPMKKMIVDLTTRVPKAKPTPESMRDLYSHAYHPTRSEGFFAEKVILVEGPTEAYSLPIYAEAMGILLDRENIGIVECVGKGQMDRLYRIFNELGIACYLLFDYDQGKDSEVMSKDLLALLGYTGKIQGPVCVEPTFAFFINKWETQINSEIPDVENLTAQARKTLALSADTGKPLVARYIAREITSWGAPLIPPTIVDILSAAVEVGWSSSCLRC; from the coding sequence ATGAAGATCAAGCAGGTAAAAATAAAAAATTATCGATCCTGTAAGGATGTTGTAATTGATTTCGAGTCTATTCATGCGCTCGTTGGCCCAAATAATGCTGGAAAATCAAGTATATTAAGGGCGCTAGACTTTCTGTTCAATCCCTCCAGATATAAAATTGACGAAGAGTCATATTGGAATGGAAACAAGGACAATCCAATTTGGATTGAAGCAATTTTTGATGATTTGAGCGCAGATGAAATTGAATCATTAGGAGGGTATCTTAAAGATGATGAATCTTTCCATATGGCTAGATACGCTATGTTATCTGGGGAAGAAGATGAAGACACAGATAGCAAGGTAATAATTGGACAAAAATATTGTAACAAGGTCCCAAAGTACGATTGGCTACAAGAAAACAAAATTAATGGCAAAATGATAGGAGAATGGCTAACGTCACCGGAACAGTTAGTAGTTAACGGATTAAATTTTGCTGAAATAGTTGGTAATAAGCCGAAGGTAGGGGAGTGGAAAGAAAAAGCAAAAGAAGTTGTGTCTACATCTTTAACCCCCGATGATTTTATTGAAGAATGGATTGATAATCCAAAAGGGTATGCGGGTGTGCTGAAAAGTACACTGCCTCATTTTATTTTTGTCCCCGCAGTTAAAGAAGCTTCAGACGAGGCGAAGGTCACTAAGTCTAGCCCATTTGGTAAACTAATATATGAAATACTAAAAGGTATAACAGCCGAGCAAACCATTGAAATGGAACAGTCAATGTCCAGGTTGCGTGCAAGGCTTAACCGTGTAGGAGGTAGTGAACGTATTGCAGATATTGTAAATACAGAAGAAAGGATTAACAAAATTCTTTCTTCTTATATACCATGCGATCTTGAGATGGAGTTTCAGCCCCCAACCATTGAAGTCATACTTACTTCGCCAAGAATTTTCGTTAATGATGGCTTCCGTAATACAATAGAAAATAAAGGTCATGGCTTGCAGAGAGCCTTTATTTTTTCTGTCCTCCAGTGCTATTCAGAATTAGTCACCGGCTACGGGGACAACAAAAAAAGGTCAATGATTTTTGGGGTAGAAGAACCTGAACTATATATGCACCCACAAGCTCAGAGGAACATACGAAAAATATTTCAGGGTATCGCTGCTAACGGTCGCGATCAGGTTGTTTTTTCAACACATTCTGCGTTGTTGGTGGACGTTGCTTATTTCGATGAAATTATTAGAGTTGAAAAACAAAAAATAAACAGCGAAGGAGAAGACACGGTTTGTACCAAAGTTTGGCAGCTTCCTATGAAAAAAATGATAGTTGATTTAACTACTAGAGTCCCCAAAGCAAAACCAACTCCGGAATCAATGAGAGATTTATACTCTCATGCTTACCATCCTACCAGGAGCGAAGGGTTTTTTGCTGAGAAAGTAATATTGGTTGAGGGGCCTACCGAAGCGTATTCTTTGCCCATTTATGCAGAAGCAATGGGCATCTTATTGGATCGGGAAAATATCGGTATCGTAGAATGTGTCGGCAAAGGACAAATGGATAGGCTGTATCGGATTTTCAATGAACTTGGCATAGCCTGCTATTTGCTTTTTGACTATGACCAAGGCAAAGACTCCGAGGTAATGTCCAAGGACCTGCTTGCTCTCCTGGGATATACAGGAAAAATTCAAGGCCCAGTGTGTGTTGAGCCAACTTTCGCGTTTTTTATCAACAAATGGGAGACACAAATAAATAGTGAGATACCTGATGTTGAGAACCTCACAGCACAGGCGAGAAAGACTCTTGCACTTTCTGCTGACACGGGCAAACCGTTAGTAGCCCGCTATATTGCGAGGGAGATAACATCTTGGGGCGCCCCTCTGATACCGCCGACCATTGTTGACATTTTGAGTGCCGCAGTGGAAGTTGGGTGGTCTAGCAGTTGCCTCCGCTGTTAG
- a CDS encoding C45 family peptidase: protein MKQKTELPLVELAGTPSEVGRGWGQALAGPMRQGLDQILGVVQMVHGTSRAEALALAMKLWPAATGFDPELEPFVRGQAQGAGMSLEEAWATRCGLELLFFNTNLAAMCTTLAATGPATPDGQTVMGQNIDWFTGTPLALVRIRRDDGLQQLVLPILGLGEYTLNSAGLGCCLNGVAPMQPDLRPRIPLAAYLPKAMRQSDPAQARGILEQACRGIVSVTLGDARGGLICVEGTLDEVEVLEPKGGILVHANNYRTPRFQAVDNYQMVFPDSPARTARMQQRAEELSGRLTHATLGEILSDHQGRPNSICRHPDPAVPPMLQAESLGSFIMLPAQRVMLVAAGNPCTHEYLRYEVAGG from the coding sequence ATGAAGCAGAAAACTGAGCTGCCCCTGGTGGAGCTGGCCGGAACCCCGTCCGAGGTGGGGCGCGGTTGGGGCCAGGCCCTGGCCGGGCCCATGCGCCAAGGGCTGGACCAGATTCTGGGCGTGGTGCAGATGGTGCACGGCACCTCCCGGGCCGAGGCCTTGGCCCTGGCCATGAAGCTGTGGCCCGCGGCCACCGGCTTCGACCCTGAGTTGGAGCCCTTTGTGCGCGGCCAGGCCCAAGGCGCGGGGATGAGCCTGGAGGAGGCCTGGGCCACCCGCTGCGGTCTGGAGCTGTTGTTCTTCAACACCAACCTGGCCGCCATGTGCACCACCCTGGCCGCCACCGGCCCGGCCACCCCGGACGGCCAGACCGTCATGGGGCAAAACATCGACTGGTTCACCGGCACTCCCCTGGCCCTGGTGCGCATCCGGCGCGACGACGGCCTGCAGCAACTGGTGCTACCCATATTGGGCCTGGGCGAGTACACCCTGAACTCCGCCGGGCTGGGCTGCTGCCTCAACGGCGTGGCCCCCATGCAACCCGACCTGCGGCCCCGGATCCCCCTGGCGGCCTATCTGCCCAAGGCCATGCGCCAGTCCGACCCGGCCCAGGCGCGGGGCATATTGGAGCAGGCCTGCCGGGGCATCGTCAGCGTCACCCTGGGCGACGCCCGGGGCGGTCTGATCTGCGTGGAAGGCACGCTGGACGAGGTCGAGGTGCTAGAGCCCAAGGGCGGCATCCTGGTGCACGCCAACAACTACCGCACCCCGCGCTTTCAGGCGGTGGACAACTATCAGATGGTCTTTCCGGACAGCCCGGCGCGCACCGCCCGCATGCAGCAGCGGGCCGAGGAGCTCAGCGGCCGCCTGACCCACGCGACCCTGGGCGAAATCCTGAGCGATCATCAGGGTCGGCCCAACTCCATCTGCCGCCACCCCGACCCCGCCGTGCCGCCAATGCTCCAGGCCGAGTCGTTGGGCTCGTTTATCATGCTGCCCGCGCAGCGCGTCATGCTGGTGGCCGCAGGCAACCCCTGCACCCACGAGTACCTGCGCTACGAGGTGGCGGGGGGATAA
- a CDS encoding TetR/AcrR family transcriptional regulator, giving the protein MTPGKQAPAEKTPADNKQAARSRRTTERLLAEARRLFAEHGFAGASAEQVVAAAGVTRGALYHHFDGKKGLFRAVVEQVQAEIKQRVRVAVERESDPLEMLIAGNDEFLAACLEPGVRRILLIDAPAALGWEAWREIDEANVLGEYRAFLGLLMDQGVLKPLPAEALAHVISGAANEAALWAAQADDPAAALTQAQRTMAELIRTLRAAG; this is encoded by the coding sequence ATGACCCCCGGCAAGCAAGCCCCGGCCGAGAAAACCCCGGCGGACAACAAGCAGGCCGCCCGCAGCCGGCGCACCACCGAGCGCCTGCTGGCCGAGGCCCGGCGCCTGTTCGCCGAGCACGGCTTTGCCGGGGCCTCGGCCGAGCAGGTGGTGGCCGCCGCGGGGGTGACCCGGGGGGCGCTGTATCATCACTTTGACGGCAAGAAGGGCCTGTTCCGGGCGGTGGTGGAGCAGGTGCAGGCGGAGATCAAGCAGCGGGTGAGGGTGGCGGTGGAGCGGGAAAGCGACCCCCTGGAGATGCTGATCGCGGGCAACGATGAGTTCCTGGCCGCCTGCCTGGAGCCGGGGGTGCGGCGCATATTGCTGATCGACGCCCCGGCCGCGCTGGGCTGGGAGGCCTGGCGGGAGATAGACGAGGCCAACGTCCTGGGCGAGTACCGCGCCTTCCTGGGCCTGCTCATGGACCAGGGGGTGCTCAAGCCCCTTCCCGCCGAGGCCCTGGCCCATGTCATCTCCGGCGCGGCCAACGAGGCCGCCTTGTGGGCCGCCCAGGCCGACGACCCCGCCGCCGCCCTGACCCAGGCCCAGCGCACCATGGCCGAGCTGATCCGCACCCTGCGCGCAGCCGGTTGA
- a CDS encoding redox-sensing transcriptional repressor Rex, whose amino-acid sequence MKFLKIPAATITRLSLYTRALEGLIKDQVTVVSSKKLAELCGVNPAQIRKDLAYFGQFGVRGVGYYVKELLFDIKKILGLHREWNLAIVGVGNLGCALVAHENFTKQGYRFVAAFDADPMKAGRKLVTGLMIYPPSDMQSVCRDKQVEMGVICTPPEFAQDIANRLVDAGVKAILNFAPTQIQAPEGIKVENVDFSVKLDNLAYYLTTS is encoded by the coding sequence ATGAAGTTCCTGAAAATCCCCGCCGCCACCATCACCCGCCTGTCGCTCTACACCCGCGCCCTGGAAGGGCTCATCAAGGATCAGGTGACCGTGGTCTCCAGCAAAAAGCTGGCCGAGCTCTGCGGGGTCAACCCCGCGCAGATACGCAAGGACCTTGCCTATTTCGGACAGTTCGGCGTGCGGGGAGTGGGATATTACGTCAAGGAGCTTCTGTTCGACATCAAGAAGATCCTGGGCTTGCACCGGGAATGGAACCTGGCCATCGTGGGGGTGGGCAACCTGGGTTGCGCCCTGGTGGCCCACGAGAACTTCACCAAGCAGGGCTACCGTTTCGTGGCCGCCTTTGACGCCGACCCCATGAAGGCGGGCCGCAAACTGGTCACCGGCCTGATGATCTACCCGCCCAGCGACATGCAGTCCGTCTGCCGCGACAAGCAGGTGGAGATGGGGGTCATCTGCACCCCGCCCGAGTTCGCCCAGGACATCGCCAACCGCCTGGTCGACGCCGGGGTCAAGGCCATCCTCAACTTCGCGCCCACCCAGATCCAGGCCCCGGAGGGGATCAAGGTGGAGAACGTGGATTTCTCGGTCAAGCTGGACAACCTGGCCTATTACCTGACCACCAGCTAA
- the atpE gene encoding ATP synthase F0 subunit C translates to MKKFSLIAGLTGLFTLGLAAVAMAADAGAMAEAAKLFAATVTAAGFGIGIAAFGTGIGQGIAIKGAVEGTARNPEASGKITVTMLIGLAMVESLCIYALVISLILLYAYPMAAPVAKFLGMS, encoded by the coding sequence ATGAAGAAGTTTTCTCTGATCGCGGGGCTTACCGGCCTGTTTACCTTGGGCCTGGCCGCCGTGGCGATGGCCGCCGACGCGGGCGCCATGGCTGAGGCCGCCAAGCTGTTCGCCGCCACCGTGACCGCCGCCGGCTTCGGCATCGGCATCGCGGCCTTCGGCACCGGCATCGGCCAGGGCATCGCCATCAAGGGCGCGGTTGAGGGCACCGCCCGCAACCCGGAGGCCAGCGGCAAGATCACCGTGACCATGCTCATCGGCTTGGCCATGGTTGAGTCCCTTTGTATTTACGCCCTGGTTATCAGCCTGATTCTGCTCTACGCCTACCCCATGGCCGCTCCCGTGGCCAAGTTCCTGGGCATGAGCTAG
- the atpB gene encoding F0F1 ATP synthase subunit A yields MEHPLLLLGLLLDSVGLGGFVHHYPHVVYSWLIILFLLVVAKLAVGTVKMIPSGGQNFFEVLIGGFEDFSVDVMGEHGRPFYPIIATLFIYILCMNWIGLVPGMLSPTSNINTPLSMALVVFIIYNAVGIKQHGFSYIKHFMGPIWWLAPLMLPIELIGHFSRILSLTFRLFGNVLGEDLVLAILFVLAGMFFAPLPMMFLAIFTSFVQAFIFSLLTMLYIAGSLEESH; encoded by the coding sequence ATGGAACATCCGCTTTTGCTGCTGGGGCTGTTGCTGGACTCTGTGGGACTGGGCGGCTTTGTCCACCACTACCCCCACGTGGTCTACTCCTGGCTGATCATCCTGTTCCTGCTGGTGGTCGCCAAGCTGGCCGTGGGCACGGTAAAGATGATCCCCTCCGGCGGGCAGAACTTCTTCGAGGTGCTCATCGGCGGTTTCGAGGACTTTTCCGTGGACGTCATGGGCGAGCACGGACGGCCCTTCTACCCCATCATCGCCACCCTGTTCATCTACATCCTGTGCATGAACTGGATCGGCCTGGTGCCGGGCATGCTCTCGCCCACCAGCAACATCAACACCCCGCTGTCCATGGCCCTGGTGGTGTTCATCATCTACAACGCGGTGGGCATCAAGCAGCACGGCTTCAGCTACATCAAGCACTTCATGGGCCCCATCTGGTGGTTGGCCCCCCTGATGCTGCCCATCGAGCTGATCGGCCACTTCAGCCGCATCCTGTCGCTCACCTTCCGTCTTTTCGGCAACGTCTTGGGCGAGGACCTGGTGCTGGCCATCCTGTTCGTCCTGGCGGGCATGTTCTTCGCGCCCCTGCCCATGATGTTCCTGGCCATCTTCACCAGCTTTGTGCAGGCGTTCATCTTCAGCCTGCTGACCATGCTCTACATCGCCGGATCGCTCGAGGAATCGCACTAA